In Mesorhizobium sp. J428, the genomic window CGCGGAGTTTTGTCCCTTCAGCGTTGAGGCGGGCGGCGATCGAGGATGGCACCTCGGTTCCCGTGTGCGGGAAGGCGAGGATGACGGGGGAGGAGCCGGGGTGGAGTTCGAAGGGGGTCATCAAGGCGTGCCCCCTCCACCACGCTTCGCGTGGTCCCCCTCCCCCGCTTCGCAGGGGAGGATCGACGGCACCGCCGGCACGACCTTAATCCTCCCCCGTTTACGGGGGAGGGGGACCACGTAGTGGTGGAGGGGGCGCGGCGTCATGTCAGTCCCGGCAATATGCGCGCGCTGACGCTCGCATTCAGCGCGCCGCTCTTCACCAGTTCGGCACCTGCCTCCAGGTCGCCGGCCATGAAGCGGTCGACCTCCAGCGTCGGCACGACGCAGCGGATCGTCCGGTGTGCAGCAGCCAGCTCGATGCTTGTCGTCAGCGGCGCGCGGAAATCGAGTCCCTGCGCTGCCACCACCGCTTCGATGCCGATGATGCCGGCTAAATTGTCGGTCATCTGCAGCAGCCGCCGGGCGCCGTGGCAGGCCATCGACACGTGGTCCTCCTGGTCGGCGGAGGTCGGCGTGGAGTCGACGGAGGCCGGATGGGCCATCTGCTTGTTCTCGCTCATCAGTGCAGCTGATGTAACCTCGGCGATCATCATGCCGGAGTTGAGGCCCGCGTTCTTGGCCAGGAAGGGCGGCAGGCCGTAGGAGAGCTTCGGGTCGACTAGCAGCGCCACGCGGCGCTGCGCGATCGCGCCGATCTCGCAGACGGCGATGGCGATCTGGTCGGCGGCGAAGGCCACCGGTTCGGCGTGGAAATTGCCGCCGGAGACGACCCGGCCGTCGGAGAGAACCAGCGGATTGTCGGTGACGGCATTCGCCTCGGTCTCCAGCGTCGTCGCGGCCATGCGCAAGAGGTCGAGGCAGGCGCCGTCGACCTGCGGCTGGCAGCGTATGCAGTAGGGATCCTGCACGCGCTCGTCACCCTCCAGATGGCTGTCGCGAATCTCGGAGCCGGCCATCAGCGCGCGCAGCGCCGCTGCCGTCTCGATCTGGCCGCGATGGCCGCGCAGCGTGTGGATTTCCTCGACGAAAGGCGCGGACGAGCCCATCGCAGCATCGGTGGACAGCGCGCCGGTGATCAGCGCCGCATTGGCCGCGCGATGTGCGCGGAACAGGCCGGCAAGCGCAAGTGCTGTCGACACCTGGGTGCCGTTGATCAGCGCCAGCCCTTCCTTGGCCGAGAGCACGATCGCGGCAAGGCCGGCCCTGTCAAGCGCGGCCTTGCCGCTCATCCGGTCGCCGGCAAAGAAGGCTTCTCCCTCGCCGATCATCACCGCCGTCATATGCGCCAGCGGTGCGAGGTCGCCGGATGCGCCGACCGAGCCCTTCTCGGGGATCACCGGAATCACGCCCTTGGCCAGCATCGCCTCGATCAGCTCGACCACCACCGGCCGCACGCCCGATGCGCCGCGGCCGAGCGAGATCAGCTTCAGCGCCATGATCAGCCGGACGATGTCCGGGGCGAGCGGGGCGCCGACGCCGCAGCAGTGCGACAGGATCAGGTTGCGCTGCAGGGTCGCGAGGTCGGACGGCGGAATGCGCACCGAGGCGAGCTTTCCGAAGCCGGTATTGACCCCGTAGACGGCATCCCCGCCGCCCGCGATCTCCGCTATGCGGGCAGCGGCCTTCGCGATACCGGGGCGGAAGGCGTCGTCCAGCCGGGCGGGGGCGCCGCTGCGGTAGATGGTTTCAAGGTCGGAGAGGGGAACCGCGCCGGGGTGGAGGGTGATCATGCGTAATGCGCCTTTCCTGATAGGTCCGTCCCCCTCACCCGGCCTCCGCTTCGCTCGGCCACCCTCTCCCCAAGGGGAGAGGAGGCCTGCAGACGTCCGTGCTCCTTCCCCACCAAGGACGTGGCGGAGGCAGTGGATCGCCTCCTCTCCCCTCGGGGAGAGGGTGGCCGAGCGAAGCGGAGGCCGGGTGAGGGGACATCACGCAATCTTCCGGAACAGCGGGTTGAACCCGATCCTGTAAGTGAGCTCTGCCGGTTCGGCGGCGTTCCAGATGGCGATCTCGGCGCGCTTGCCAGGCTCCAGCGTGCCGATGTCGCCGGATAGGCCGAGCGCGCGGGCGGCGTTGCGGGTGAAGCCGGCCAGCGCCTCCTGCGGCGTCAGCCGGAACAGGGTACAGCCCATGTTCATCGTGGTGAGAACGGAGGTGAGCGGCGAGGTGCCGGGGTTGCAATCGGTGGCGAGCGCGATCGGCACGCCCGCCTCGCGCAGCAGCTTCACCGGCGGCGCCTGCGTCTCGCGCAGGAAATAGTAGGCGCCGGGCAGAAGCACCGCGACGGTGCCGGCCGCGGCCATTGCCGCGACGCCCGCGGCGTCGAGATGCTCCAGATGGTCGGCCGACAGCGCGCCATAGGAGGCGGCGAGCCGGGCCCCACCGAGATTGGACAATTGCTCCGCGTGCAGCTTCACCGGCAGGCCGAGCGCGCGCGCCCTGTCGAAGACGCGGGCGATCTGGGCCGGCGAGAAGGCGATGCCCTCGCAGAAGCCGTCGACGGCGTCGACGATGCCTTCGGCTTGGGCGGCTTCGAGCCCCGGCAGCGCGACCTCGTCGAGATAGGCCTCAGCGCGGCCCTTGTATTCGGCGGGCACGGCATGCGCGGCGAGCCAGGAGGTGACGACGCGCACGGGCCGCAGGCCGCCGAGCCGGCGTGCGGCGCGCAGCATCTTCAGTTCGTCGGCTATGGTCAGCCCGTAACCCGACTTGATCTCGACCGTGGCGACGCCCTCGGCCAGCAGTGCGTCGAGGCGCGGCAGCGCCTGGGCGACCAGCTCGTCCTCGCTCAATGCGCGCGTCTGCGTGACGCTCGAGACGATGCCGCCGCCGGCGCGTGCGATCTCCTCGTAGCTCGCGCCTTCCAGCCGCATCTCGAATTCGCGCGCGCGGTTGCCGCCGAAGACGAGGTGGGTGTGGCAATCGATCAGCGCCGGCGTGGCAAGGCGGCCGGCGAAGTCCTCGCGCTCCACGCCCTGCCAGCCGGCAGGCGCGGCGCCGACGAAAGCGATCCGCCCGTCCTCGATTCCGATCGCGCCGTCGACCATGCCCCAGCCGTGCGGCCCGGCCATGGTGGCGATGCGCAGATTGTCGAGAAGGCGACGGCTCATCGGAATTCGCTTTTAATGTCTGCGCATATTGCTATTATGTATAGACATAAAGAGTCAACGGGTGGTTTGTCGATGCAGACGATTTTCGCGCGGCGGGCATTGCTGGCAAGGGGCTGGGGTCACGACGTGGCGGTCTCGGTCGACGGGAGCGGACGGATCGCCGATGTCGTCGAAGCTGCTTCGAGGCCGTCCGGTGCGTCGAGCGTCGACGTCCTGCTGCCGGCGCTGTCCAACCTGCACAGCCACACCTTCCAGCGCGCCATGGCGGGACTGACCGAGACGCGCGGGCCGTCGCAGCACGATTCCTTCTGGACCTGGCGCGAGGTGATGTACCGCTTCCTCGACGTGCTGACGCCCGACGAGATCGAGGCGATCGCCGCCTTCGCCTTCATGGAGATGCAGGAGGCGGGCTTCTCGGCCGTGGCCGAGTTCCACTACCTGCACAATCGTCCGGGCGGGGCGGGCTACGACAACCCGGCGGAACTGTCGCAGCGCATCGCGGCGGCCGCGGCGGAGACCGGTATCGGCCTGACGCTGCTGCCGGTGCACTACGCGCAGGGCGGCGTCGACGGCCGGCCGCTTGCCGGCGGACAAATGCGCTTCCGCAACGACCTCGCCTCCTTCGAGGCGCTCGCAGCCCGGATGCCGCAGATCGCGGCCGGCCTGCCTGCCGACGCGGGTTGGGGCGTCGCGCCGCATTCGCTGCGCGCGGTCTCGCGCGACGATCTGCGCCATCTTGCGGCGATTGCGCCCGACCGCCCGCTGCATATGCACATCGCCGAGCAGGAGAAGGAGCTGGAGGAGACCCGCGCGGTCTTCGGTGTCCGGCCGGTCGAGTGGCTTCTGTTCGAGCACGACGTTTCCGCGCGCTGGTGCCTGGTCCATTGCACCCATATGACGCCGGCGGAGACCGAGGGCCTGGCGCGCAGCGGCGCCGTCGCAGGCCTGTGCCCGGTCACCGAGGCCAATCTCGGCGACGGAATTTTCGATGGCCGGCGCTATCTCTCCGCCGGGGGCTTCTTCGGCGTCGGCTCCGATTCCAACATCCGCATCTCGGCGTCCGAGGAACTGCGCCAGCTCGAGTATTCGCAGCGCCTGCGCGACCGGCTGCGCGTGGTGCTGGCCGATCCCGGCCAGTCGGCGGGCGATGTGCTCTACCGCGGCGCACTTGCCGGCGGCGCAAGGGCGCTCGGCCGCGACACGGGCGCGATCGAAACAGGCCGCTGGGCGGACCTCGTCGCACTCGATCTCGACGCGGCAGGCTATGCGCCTCTTGGCGAGCAGGCCGCGCTCGATGCATGGGTCTTCTCGGCCGGCAATGCCGCCGTGTCAGACCTCTGGTCGGCGGGGCGGCACAGGGTCAGGGGCGGCCGGCACGTCGCGCGCGAGGCGATCGCCTCGCGCTACCGGGCCTGCCTGGCATCGATACTGGAGCGTTTCTGATGGCCACCTTCCGGGCGATCAAGGAAGAGATGGAACGCCGCATCGCCGCGCGCGAATGGGAGCCAGGCGCGACCATTCCCGCCGAGGAGGAGCTGGCGCGCGAATTCGGCTCGGCGCGTGCGACCGTCAACCGCGCGCTGCAGGAACTCGCCCGCGCCGGCGTGGTCGAGCGCAAGCGCAAGGCCGGCACGCGCGTCTCGCTGCACCCGGTGCGCGAGGCGCGCTTCGTCATCCCGCTGGTGCGGCAGGAGATCGAGGCGGAGGGCGCGGAATACCGCTATGCGCTCTTGTCGCGCGGGATGGAGCGCGCGCCGGATCTCGTCCGCGCCCGCCTCGGCGTCGAGGGCGAGCTCCTCCACCTGCGCTGCCTGCATCTCGCCGACGGCGCGCCGTTCCAGTTCGAGGACCGCTGGATCAATCCGGCGGCGGTGCCCGGCGCCCTGGAGGAGAGCTTCGCCGGAATCAGCCCGAACGAATGGCTCGTCCGCAATTCGCCCTTTTCGCAGGCCGACTTCTCCTTCCGCGCCGCCCGCGCTTCGCGCTCCGAGGCCGAAATCCTCGGCCTGCCGGAAGGCGAGGCCGTGTTCGTCGCCGAGCGCGCGACCTTCATCGGCAAGGCGCCGGTCACCCTCGTCCGCCTAGTCCATCCGCCCGGCTACGTCCTGCGCACCTCGCTTTGATGGACGGCGCGGCAATCCTTCCTTGACGCTGATCCGCCTGCGGCCTTGACCTCGGGCGCAGAGCGGCATTCTGATCCGGCCAGCCAGAAAGCCATCCGGAGTTGTTCATGCCTCGCCTCGTTGCCTCCACCCTTGCCGCGCTTGCTTTCATCCTGTCTGCCGGCGGGGCGAACGCCCAGGATACCGAGGCGGGCAAGAAGATCTTTGCCCGCTGCGCCGTCTGCCACGGCATTGGCGATGCGAAGAAGCCGATCGGCCCGACCCTCAACGGCGTGATCGGCCGCACCGCGGGAACCGAGCCGGAATTTGCCGCCAAGGCGTCCGGCTACTCGAAGGTGATGAAGGAAGCCGGAGAGCACGGCCTGGTCTGGGACGAGGCCAATCTCGACGAGTATCTGGCGGAGCCGCGCAAGAAGCTGCCCGGCAACAAGATGGCGTTTGCCGGTCTCAAGGAGGAAAAGGACCGGCTCGACGTCATCGCCTACATCAAGACGTTCGGCGAGTGAGCGCGCACACGACACAGTTTCGATACGCCGCCATGCTACCGCCGAACCGTCCGGATGTCCGGACGACGAAATGTTTTCCGGGCCGATGCGAGCAGCGTACCTAGCCCAAACCTGGTTGAGATTTGCGTTGTGCCTCGCTCTGCTTGGCGCAGCGGTGGCGCTTGTCGCGCGGCCGGCGCTGGCGCAGGAGCCGAAGAGCCTGAACGGCGTGGCGCTGGTCATCGGGCAGTCGGCCTACGAGAACATCGCGCCTCTGCCCAACCCGGCCAACGATGCGCGCGAGATGGTGAAGCTGCTGACCGATCTCGGCTTCGATGCGCGCGGCGTCACGGACCGGGACGCCAGCCGGCTGCGGCGCGACATCGAGCGCTTCGTCGAGGACGCCGCGGAGGCGGACGTGGCGCTGCTCTATTATTCGGGACACGGCATCGAGGCCGCCGGCGACAACTGGCTGGTCCCGGTCGACGCCGGCCCGGCGGCGCTGGAGTCGGCGGAGGAGTCCTTCATCTCGCTGGCCTCGATCGTCGAGGAGCTGAAGAAGTCCGTGCCGGTGACGATCGTCCTGCTCGACGCCTGCCGCACCAACCCGTTCCCGCCGGACGCGACGCTGAAGCGCACGCCGACCGGCTCGGCCGAACCCGTCTCCGCCGGAGGTCTCGGCGCGGTGCGCGGTGTCACCGGCTTCAAGGCGCAGACGCCTGCCAACGACAATCTCGGCATGGTGATCGGCTTCGCGGCCGAACCCGGCCAGCCGGCGCTCGACGGCGAGCCGGGCGCCAACAGCCCCTATGCGGCCGCGCTGATCCGCCATCTCGCGGCGATGAAGGGGCTGGAGTTCGGCCAGGTCATGCGCATGGTGACGGAGGAGGTCTATCTCGCCACCGGCGCGAAGCAGCGGCCGTGGATGAACGAGAGCCTCAGGCGCCTGCTCTATTTCGGCCTCGCGCCGGAGGAACCCGAGGGCATCGACGCCACGATCACCGGCGAGCGGCGGCAACTGCTGCTCACCATGGCCGACCTGCCCGACTTCGAGCGCGTCCAGGTCGAGCAGGTCGCGCTGCGCGAGGGCGTCAAGCTCGATTCGCTCTACGGCGTGCTGCGCGCGCTGGGCGAGGAGCAGACGCCCGGCAATCCGGAGGAACTGGGCAAGCTGCTCGACGCTCAGGCCGGCCGGCTGAAGTCGATGCTGTCGGAGCGCGCGGCGCTGCATACCGACGATCCCGAACTGCTGGCGCTCGCCAACGCGGCCGACCGCGCCATCGGCGAGGGCGCGATCGTCGCGGCACGGCGCTTTCTCGACGACGCGGTGGCGAAGGTAGAGGCGGGGAGCGCCGCGGTCGACGCGCTGGAAGACCAGGTGAAGGAAAAGCGCCTCGCCGACGCCGCGATCTACGCCAAGCGCGCCGACGCATCGGCTCTCGTCTTCGATTTCCGCGCTGCGGCGGCCGATTATGCCAAAGCCTTCGACCTCGTCGAGAAATGGGACGACCGGCTGGCCTGGAATTACAAGAACCTTGAGGCGGAGGCACTGCGCGGCCAAGGTGCTGCCACCGGCGACCGCGCGGCTCTCGACGGCGCGCTGACCGCCTACCAGGCGGCTCGACATGCTGCCCAACGGCGAGAAGGGCCGGGACTGGGCGATTACCCGCAACAACATGGCGGTGGTGCTGAACACGATCGGCGAGCGTGAGGAAGGCACCGAGACGCTCAAACGCGCGCTCGACACGTTCCGCGAAGCGATGGAGATCTTCAAGGCCGAGGGCGACGACACCAACTGGGCCGCCGCGCAGAACAATATCGGCAACATCCTGCTCGCCATGGGCGGGCGATCTGGCGACCTGGCCATGACGCGCGATGCCGTCGCCGCCTATCGCGCAGCGCTGGAGAAGCGTTCGCGCGACAAGGTTCCGCTGGACTGGGCGTCGTCGCATAACAATATCGGCATCGCGCTGTTCCAGCTCTCGCAGCCCACTGGCGACGTGGCGGGGCTGGTCGAGGCGGAGGCGTCCTATCGCGCCGCGCTGGAGGTGCTGACGCGCGATTCCGCACCTGTCGACTGGGCGCTGGTGCAGAACAATCTCGGCAATACGCTGAACGCGCTCTCGCTCGCGCGCAACGATCCGGAGCCGGCGAAACAGGCGGCCGAGGCCTTCAAGGCGGCCATGACCGTGCGCACCAAGGAGACCTGGCCGCTGCAGTGGGCCAGCAGCCAGCTCAATCTCGGCAATTCCTACACCGCGCTCGGCCGCCACGAGCTCGGCACGGCGAGTATCGAGGAAGCGCGCGGGGCCTACGAGAACGCGCTGACCATCTTCGACCGCCAGAAGACGCCGCTCGACTGGGCGTCGGTGCAGAACAATCTCGGCTCCTCGTGGCAGACCATCGGCCAGCGCACCCAGGACCTGTCCGCACTGCAGAAATCGCTGGACGCCTTCCAGGCGGCGCGGCGCGTCTACAAACGCAAGGATTTTCCGTCAGACTGGGCGATGACTGAGAACAATGCCGGCAACACGCTGCGGCTGATGGCGGTGGTGTCGGGCGACCCAAAATATTACCGCGAGGCGATCGAGGCCTATGACCTGGCGCTGCGCGAATACACCCGCGAGCGCGCGCCGATGCAGTGGGCGCTGGCGACGTCGAGCATGGGCGACGCGATGCAGTTCCTCGCCGCGACGGAAGAGAAGACCGACAATCTCCACGCTGCCGTGGCCGCGCGCCGCGCGGCGCTGGAGGTCCTGACCGCGGAGAATGCGCCGGTGGACTGGGCCAATGCGCAGAACGGCCTCGGCATGTCGCTGCTCAACCTCGCCACGCGCGAACAGAATGCGGCCTTCCTGCTCGAGGCCAAGGCCGCGTTCGAGGCGACGACCAAGGTCTTCACCCGCGAGACGCAGCCGGTGCAGTGGGCCTTCGCGCTCAACAATATCGGCGACGTGCACTGGTCGCTCGCCGCCCAGGGCGGCGGCGCGGCCGACTACCGCCAGGCGCTCGCCATGTTCGAGCAGGCGAAGGAAGGCTTCGCGGCGGCAGGCTACGCGCCGCTGATCCAGCTCGTCGACCAGAAGATCGACCTGGTGAAGCAGAACCTGGCGAAGTGAGCCGGAAGTGATTTTCGGCTCGGTGCGGGGCAATTGACTCTCATTACTGGCGCAATACCCCCGACCCCTCCCCACAAGGGGAGGAGGATCTGGGCGTGCGCCTATGGGGCAGTCCGGCGTGTCAGCCGAGCCCGTCGAACAGGACCGTCGACAGATACCGCTCGGCGAAGGAGGGGATGATGACGACGATGTTCTTGCCGGCATTTTCCGGCCGGCGGCCGACTATGGTTGCCGCCTGCAGCGCGGCGCCCGAGGAGATGCCCACCGGCACGCCTTCCAGCCGGGCGACGAGGCGGGCATTGGCGAAGGAATCCTCGTTGGAGACGGTGACGACCTCGTCATAGACCGTGGTGTCGAGGATCTTCGGCGCGAAGCCGGCGCCAATGCCCTGGATCTTGTGCGGGCCGGGCTGGCCGCCCGAGAGCACGGGCGAGGCTTCCGGCTCGACGGCGACGACGCGGACGCCGGGCTTGCGCGCCTTGAGCACCTGGCCGACGCCGGTGATGGTTCCGCCGGTGCCGATGCCGGCGACCAGGATGTCGACGCCGCCCTGCGTGTCGTTCCAGATCTCCTCGGCCGTCGTCTTGCGATGGATCTCCGGATTGGCCGGATTCTCGAACTGCTGCGGGATGATCGCGCCGGGGATGGTCTGCACGAGCTCCTCGGCCTTGGCGATGGCGCCCTTCATGCCCTTGGCGCCTTCGGTGAGCACGAGCTCGGCGCCGAGCAGCGCAAGCATCTTGCGGCGCTCCATCGACATCGTCTCGGGCATGGTCAGGATCAGCCGGTAGCCCTTGGCGGCCGCGGCGAAGGCGAGCGCGATGCCGGTATTGCCCGAGGTCGGCTCGACCAGCGTCGTCTTGCCGGGGACGATGCGGCCGTCGGCCTCCATAGTCTCGATCATCGCCACGCCGATACGGTCCTTGACGCTGGCGATCGGGTTGAAGAATTCGAGCTTCGCCAACAGGTTGGCGACGATCCCCTTCTCCTTGGCGAACTTGTCGAGCCGCACGATCGGCGTGTC contains:
- a CDS encoding formimidoylglutamate deiminase; this encodes MQTIFARRALLARGWGHDVAVSVDGSGRIADVVEAASRPSGASSVDVLLPALSNLHSHTFQRAMAGLTETRGPSQHDSFWTWREVMYRFLDVLTPDEIEAIAAFAFMEMQEAGFSAVAEFHYLHNRPGGAGYDNPAELSQRIAAAAAETGIGLTLLPVHYAQGGVDGRPLAGGQMRFRNDLASFEALAARMPQIAAGLPADAGWGVAPHSLRAVSRDDLRHLAAIAPDRPLHMHIAEQEKELEETRAVFGVRPVEWLLFEHDVSARWCLVHCTHMTPAETEGLARSGAVAGLCPVTEANLGDGIFDGRRYLSAGGFFGVGSDSNIRISASEELRQLEYSQRLRDRLRVVLADPGQSAGDVLYRGALAGGARALGRDTGAIETGRWADLVALDLDAAGYAPLGEQAALDAWVFSAGNAAVSDLWSAGRHRVRGGRHVAREAIASRYRACLASILERF
- a CDS encoding cytochrome c family protein, with amino-acid sequence MPRLVASTLAALAFILSAGGANAQDTEAGKKIFARCAVCHGIGDAKKPIGPTLNGVIGRTAGTEPEFAAKASGYSKVMKEAGEHGLVWDEANLDEYLAEPRKKLPGNKMAFAGLKEEKDRLDVIAYIKTFGE
- a CDS encoding GntR family transcriptional regulator: MATFRAIKEEMERRIAAREWEPGATIPAEEELAREFGSARATVNRALQELARAGVVERKRKAGTRVSLHPVREARFVIPLVRQEIEAEGAEYRYALLSRGMERAPDLVRARLGVEGELLHLRCLHLADGAPFQFEDRWINPAAVPGALEESFAGISPNEWLVRNSPFSQADFSFRAARASRSEAEILGLPEGEAVFVAERATFIGKAPVTLVRLVHPPGYVLRTSL
- a CDS encoding caspase domain-containing protein, with product MCLALLGAAVALVARPALAQEPKSLNGVALVIGQSAYENIAPLPNPANDAREMVKLLTDLGFDARGVTDRDASRLRRDIERFVEDAAEADVALLYYSGHGIEAAGDNWLVPVDAGPAALESAEESFISLASIVEELKKSVPVTIVLLDACRTNPFPPDATLKRTPTGSAEPVSAGGLGAVRGVTGFKAQTPANDNLGMVIGFAAEPGQPALDGEPGANSPYAAALIRHLAAMKGLEFGQVMRMVTEEVYLATGAKQRPWMNESLRRLLYFGLAPEEPEGIDATITGERRQLLLTMADLPDFERVQVEQVALREGVKLDSLYGVLRALGEEQTPGNPEELGKLLDAQAGRLKSMLSERAALHTDDPELLALANAADRAIGEGAIVAARRFLDDAVAKVEAGSAAVDALEDQVKEKRLADAAIYAKRADASALVFDFRAAAADYAKAFDLVEKWDDRLAWNYKNLEAEALRGQGAATGDRAALDGALTAYQAARHAAQRREGPGLGDYPQQHGGGAEHDRRA
- the hutI gene encoding imidazolonepropionase, which translates into the protein MSRRLLDNLRIATMAGPHGWGMVDGAIGIEDGRIAFVGAAPAGWQGVEREDFAGRLATPALIDCHTHLVFGGNRAREFEMRLEGASYEEIARAGGGIVSSVTQTRALSEDELVAQALPRLDALLAEGVATVEIKSGYGLTIADELKMLRAARRLGGLRPVRVVTSWLAAHAVPAEYKGRAEAYLDEVALPGLEAAQAEGIVDAVDGFCEGIAFSPAQIARVFDRARALGLPVKLHAEQLSNLGGARLAASYGALSADHLEHLDAAGVAAMAAAGTVAVLLPGAYYFLRETQAPPVKLLREAGVPIALATDCNPGTSPLTSVLTTMNMGCTLFRLTPQEALAGFTRNAARALGLSGDIGTLEPGKRAEIAIWNAAEPAELTYRIGFNPLFRKIA
- the cysK gene encoding cysteine synthase A, whose protein sequence is MNKHASATHVPGRGRVYNSITETIGDTPIVRLDKFAKEKGIVANLLAKLEFFNPIASVKDRIGVAMIETMEADGRIVPGKTTLVEPTSGNTGIALAFAAAAKGYRLILTMPETMSMERRKMLALLGAELVLTEGAKGMKGAIAKAEELVQTIPGAIIPQQFENPANPEIHRKTTAEEIWNDTQGGVDILVAGIGTGGTITGVGQVLKARKPGVRVVAVEPEASPVLSGGQPGPHKIQGIGAGFAPKILDTTVYDEVVTVSNEDSFANARLVARLEGVPVGISSGAALQAATIVGRRPENAGKNIVVIIPSFAERYLSTVLFDGLG
- the hutH gene encoding histidine ammonia-lyase translates to MITLHPGAVPLSDLETIYRSGAPARLDDAFRPGIAKAAARIAEIAGGGDAVYGVNTGFGKLASVRIPPSDLATLQRNLILSHCCGVGAPLAPDIVRLIMALKLISLGRGASGVRPVVVELIEAMLAKGVIPVIPEKGSVGASGDLAPLAHMTAVMIGEGEAFFAGDRMSGKAALDRAGLAAIVLSAKEGLALINGTQVSTALALAGLFRAHRAANAALITGALSTDAAMGSSAPFVEEIHTLRGHRGQIETAAALRALMAGSEIRDSHLEGDERVQDPYCIRCQPQVDGACLDLLRMAATTLETEANAVTDNPLVLSDGRVVSGGNFHAEPVAFAADQIAIAVCEIGAIAQRRVALLVDPKLSYGLPPFLAKNAGLNSGMMIAEVTSAALMSENKQMAHPASVDSTPTSADQEDHVSMACHGARRLLQMTDNLAGIIGIEAVVAAQGLDFRAPLTTSIELAAAHRTIRCVVPTLEVDRFMAGDLEAGAELVKSGALNASVSARILPGLT
- a CDS encoding tetratricopeptide repeat protein, coding for MLPNGEKGRDWAITRNNMAVVLNTIGEREEGTETLKRALDTFREAMEIFKAEGDDTNWAAAQNNIGNILLAMGGRSGDLAMTRDAVAAYRAALEKRSRDKVPLDWASSHNNIGIALFQLSQPTGDVAGLVEAEASYRAALEVLTRDSAPVDWALVQNNLGNTLNALSLARNDPEPAKQAAEAFKAAMTVRTKETWPLQWASSQLNLGNSYTALGRHELGTASIEEARGAYENALTIFDRQKTPLDWASVQNNLGSSWQTIGQRTQDLSALQKSLDAFQAARRVYKRKDFPSDWAMTENNAGNTLRLMAVVSGDPKYYREAIEAYDLALREYTRERAPMQWALATSSMGDAMQFLAATEEKTDNLHAAVAARRAALEVLTAENAPVDWANAQNGLGMSLLNLATREQNAAFLLEAKAAFEATTKVFTRETQPVQWAFALNNIGDVHWSLAAQGGGAADYRQALAMFEQAKEGFAAAGYAPLIQLVDQKIDLVKQNLAK